The following proteins come from a genomic window of Phnomibacter ginsenosidimutans:
- a CDS encoding sugar transferase, with the protein MQFKTVGSRTFKVSEAVTGLDALIVSLPGYLMHTDDWSSIPDSKVMHSLSESKNLLLEMLHCGVKMPDIIVYEGRIRFSEIRQFYSFLQSVPEFRSIPFVYHYVCSGVFTKDELYEMVKHRLFDDVICQSESKESLMQGAAVLKSMKQMKADMAVQPLETEGLHKSQNKLDVDPILKRTLDIMVSSVALIVLSPIMVLIALVIYLESRGPIFYISKRAGRGFDVFNFYKFRTMIVNADKKLDEYAKLNQYAAETENQDGPKFFKIDNDPRVTKVGAFLRKTSLDELPQLFNVLKGDMSLVGNRPLPLYEAATLTCNEWAERFLAPAGITGLWQISKRGKANMSVNERVGLDIEYSRNFGFYTTCALW; encoded by the coding sequence ATGCAGTTTAAAACTGTTGGTTCAAGAACCTTCAAAGTGAGTGAAGCCGTAACAGGTCTTGACGCTTTGATTGTGAGCCTTCCTGGTTATTTAATGCATACAGATGACTGGAGCAGCATTCCTGATTCAAAAGTGATGCACTCTCTTAGCGAGTCCAAAAATCTGTTGTTGGAAATGCTTCATTGCGGCGTAAAAATGCCCGACATTATTGTGTATGAGGGCAGAATTAGATTTTCTGAAATTCGTCAGTTTTACTCCTTTTTACAAAGTGTTCCAGAATTCAGGAGCATTCCTTTCGTATATCATTACGTATGTAGTGGTGTATTTACAAAAGATGAATTATACGAAATGGTGAAGCATCGTTTGTTTGATGATGTGATTTGCCAGAGCGAAAGCAAGGAAAGCCTGATGCAAGGTGCTGCAGTACTGAAAAGTATGAAGCAAATGAAAGCTGATATGGCTGTACAACCCTTGGAAACAGAGGGGCTTCACAAATCACAGAATAAACTGGATGTAGATCCGATTTTAAAGCGGACGCTTGATATCATGGTTTCTTCTGTGGCTTTGATTGTGTTGTCTCCCATTATGGTATTGATAGCTTTGGTTATTTACCTCGAATCAAGAGGTCCCATATTTTATATTTCTAAAAGGGCAGGCCGCGGATTTGATGTTTTTAATTTTTACAAATTCCGCACCATGATTGTAAATGCTGATAAGAAGTTGGACGAGTATGCCAAGCTCAATCAGTATGCAGCAGAAACTGAAAATCAAGATGGTCCAAAGTTTTTCAAAATCGATAATGATCCTCGTGTAACCAAAGTGGGTGCTTTTTTGCGTAAAACCAGTTTGGATGAATTGCCTCAATTGTTCAATGTGCTGAAAGGAGATATGTCTCTTGTGGGTAATCGTCCACTGCCCTTGTATGAAGCAGCAACTTTAACCTGTAATGAATGGGCAGAAAGGTTTCTTGCACCTGCAGGTATTACTGGTTTGTGGCAAATCAGCAAACGCGGAAAAGCCAACATGTCGGTAAATGAACGGGTTGGTCTGGACATTGAATACTCCAGAAACTTTGGTTTTTATACGACTTGCGCATTATGGTGA
- a CDS encoding GumC family protein: MDLIFFTRHWLKENGLVLLLTIFAAAIGFTYAFLKKKSYLSSAQYSTGLTMQSKALQEDFNVFEIDVKFNNVLETFKSPNVIGLLTYRVLQHDLNAEKPFKVLSEKEKAEVQELNLPKEKALQILRNKIDSVSLLSTANADENKLLEMLEIYGYDYESFVSTLSINRLARTDYIDILYRSENPVLSATVVNAIGPEFMRFYNSLSNVRSNESMESINRQLQQKAKEFDSTFNKLQSTKAGLGTADISAAVSAALSIVQDYETKLADEKGNYNRNMAQLQSVTGQLQRMPPPVSGGGNNSEIVAIRKQISTLEAENNAKGGNDQALLQRIKKLQQDLIEKGRSNNVERPDEELRKTLQQRKYELEADIASAKGNIAEYESMIRKYQAQASSLAGKDVDVSREQAKADIASKEFADLKQRFEAVQGYKQDGGLNFRQTLMGQPALKPESSRTILTTGLAGIVTFFPISFIILLSAFFDNSIKSPSQFAKVAGFKPLVNLSLIPLKKQSLMALLDEPVNEKKATEKVLFINGIQQLRIELQSQKVHSLVMASYERGEGKTVAIVALAKSMAQAGKKVLVIDGNYVSASLTEQLSGNDGLSPLLGTTVSSATLKKQITDSAVPGISILGIASSTAPPVGLAETIAQILEVAKSNTDFDCVLIEVAALKYHVDGLEVLASTEAVATIHAANNVLNIAAIESMQRVQQYGKNYLGAVLNKVEMDVLEM, translated from the coding sequence ATGGATTTGATCTTTTTTACCAGGCATTGGCTAAAAGAAAATGGCTTGGTTTTACTGCTGACCATTTTTGCTGCGGCCATTGGATTCACCTATGCATTTCTGAAAAAGAAAAGCTATTTGTCAAGTGCTCAGTATTCTACTGGTCTTACCATGCAGTCAAAAGCGCTGCAGGAGGACTTCAACGTATTTGAGATTGACGTAAAATTCAACAACGTACTCGAAACTTTTAAATCGCCCAACGTGATTGGATTGCTTACCTATCGGGTATTGCAACACGATTTAAATGCCGAAAAGCCATTTAAAGTTTTAAGTGAAAAAGAAAAGGCGGAAGTTCAGGAATTGAATTTGCCCAAAGAGAAGGCATTACAAATTTTGCGCAATAAAATTGATTCCGTGAGCTTGCTTTCTACAGCCAACGCTGATGAAAATAAGCTGCTCGAAATGCTGGAAATTTATGGATACGATTACGAAAGTTTTGTAAGCACACTAAGCATAAACCGATTAGCCAGAACGGATTATATTGATATTCTGTATCGTTCAGAAAACCCGGTTTTGTCTGCTACTGTGGTAAATGCCATCGGACCTGAGTTTATGCGGTTTTACAACTCCTTGTCCAATGTGCGTTCCAATGAATCGATGGAATCAATCAACAGACAACTGCAGCAAAAAGCCAAAGAGTTTGATAGCACATTTAATAAACTGCAATCGACCAAAGCAGGATTGGGTACCGCAGATATTTCTGCAGCGGTTTCGGCGGCATTGAGTATAGTGCAAGATTATGAAACCAAACTGGCTGATGAGAAAGGAAACTACAACCGGAATATGGCGCAGTTGCAATCGGTAACAGGACAGCTGCAAAGAATGCCGCCGCCGGTGAGTGGTGGTGGAAACAACAGCGAAATTGTTGCAATTCGTAAGCAAATAAGTACACTCGAGGCAGAGAACAATGCGAAAGGCGGCAATGACCAGGCATTGTTGCAACGGATTAAAAAACTGCAACAAGACCTGATTGAAAAAGGCAGAAGCAATAACGTGGAAAGACCGGATGAAGAATTGCGCAAAACACTTCAGCAACGCAAATACGAACTGGAGGCAGACATTGCATCCGCAAAAGGAAATATTGCAGAATATGAAAGCATGATACGCAAGTATCAGGCTCAGGCTTCTTCATTAGCAGGTAAAGATGTGGATGTATCCCGTGAACAGGCCAAGGCTGATATTGCATCGAAAGAATTTGCCGATCTCAAACAACGCTTTGAGGCAGTACAAGGGTACAAGCAGGATGGAGGATTGAACTTCCGTCAGACACTGATGGGGCAGCCTGCGTTGAAACCTGAATCTTCTCGTACCATTTTGACAACAGGTTTGGCTGGTATCGTAACGTTCTTCCCGATCAGCTTCATTATTCTATTGTCCGCATTTTTTGATAACTCGATCAAATCGCCATCTCAATTTGCAAAAGTGGCTGGCTTTAAGCCACTGGTAAATTTGAGTTTGATACCCTTAAAAAAGCAATCCTTAATGGCATTGCTCGATGAGCCGGTGAATGAGAAAAAAGCTACTGAAAAAGTATTGTTCATTAACGGCATACAACAGTTGCGTATTGAATTGCAATCGCAAAAAGTGCATTCGCTTGTAATGGCCAGCTATGAAAGAGGGGAGGGTAAAACCGTTGCAATCGTTGCCCTTGCAAAAAGCATGGCGCAGGCAGGTAAGAAAGTATTGGTGATTGACGGCAACTATGTTTCTGCATCACTTACAGAACAATTGAGTGGTAATGATGGATTGTCTCCATTACTGGGCACTACAGTCTCTTCTGCTACGTTGAAAAAACAAATAACTGACTCTGCTGTACCAGGTATTTCCATACTAGGTATTGCATCCTCCACCGCACCACCCGTGGGTCTTGCTGAGACCATTGCTCAGATTTTGGAAGTTGCTAAATCAAACACTGATTTTGATTGCGTTTTGATTGAAGTGGCAGCGTTGAAATATCATGTAGACGGACTGGAAGTACTTGCCAGCACTGAAGCTGTAGCAACGATTCATGCAGCAAACAATGTGTTGAATATTGCTGCCATTGAAAGTATGCAGCGAGTGCAGCAGTATGGCAAAAACTACCTGGGCGCTGTATTGAATAAAGTGGAAATGGACGTGTTAGAAATGTAA
- a CDS encoding fibronectin type III domain-containing protein → MKRLFLLLTILAACTVTFGQAGVLDPNDPIVNYNAASPPPSPTLNRITKWVRTPRVNWDATQFKSYIFQGVQFRVMFPKTYQHNVSDGKVYPATVFLHGLGERGSAYDNEYQLLHGGQTFRDRVNNGTYDGFLIYPQFGANNSGWGSSHFATLARIIDSMVKYVKVDVDRVMVHGLSIGGQGTWKFIEEYPKVFAGAQPISGASLGYIPGIPKYLEIPIRLYTGDKDNNPAPGTAVALVDSFKNRGGSIVHTRYPTQGHGCWNTAWAESAWVPFMNNIHKANPIVYFGRSEFCPGDPVNTTLGLTAGFAAYEWEKDGVVIPGATTNKLVVTSYGTYRARFKRTSTSAWSAWSPTPIVVRIKPTTLTPPIQIDGMYSNVVPATDGRTTVPLTVTGDYIGYEWRRVSDNAIVSTTKVFEAPAGEYKLRVTELYGCSSEFSTNYTVINANGTTGLPDAAGGLLALGASKTTIQLDWSDNPAPANNETGFEVYRSTSNAGPFTLIGKTGTDIVSFLDQGLNPNTSYYYVVRAVNNNGASPVTAVATGKTQVDDSAPTAPQNLVITSSNQNSISLQWNESTDDVGVDKYDIFVDGQKSYTTSSNYFTVPNLTAFQTYNFQVRARDAAGNLSPLSSQITGQAAASGLSYKLYNGTWSTLPNFSTLTPVQTGRSANVDITLRNQANNYGFLWEGTIKIPVSGNYTFETCSDDGSKLYIGSYSHTATALVNNDGAHGNQCRTGTISLTAGLHPIAITYFQGTGGQSMQVWWQSTAAGIARQQIPSTAFDESVPFAGAAPVAPSSLKAAATAHNKIQLSWTDRSDNENGFEIIRSTSKTGQYITVGTVGSNQTSFTDSIGLTANTRYFYKVRAIGQYGESAFAFSFAEARWRMNNNNADETGGANTLTLASGAAYNTTAYEGSHSVYFDGTNDVVDVSGPNNFLKSSFTARTVALWIRPELLTNSRLIFDFGGSDNGIAMRINASQLQAAVVNANTSVSVSTSFTTVNAWSHVAMVYAGNTLRLYVDGVLRAENTNLSFSSVAATTNNSRLGYHNSGNAFRANATAYYRGRMDDLRVIDANLSAAEINQLMTSNYLSSDAITNVLPAIPAAATSLVATATGSNTVDVTWVDNGSNETGYDVYRSLSTNGNFRKIATAPAAAGTGSTITFNDASLFANAIYYYKVVATGVGGNAGDSNQDSAKTGNDAPVITALANTTMKFGTIKNIAINAADPNSDAVVLAGVSLPSFATLSDNGNGTGNLTLSPQIGDIGSYAVQLTATDNYGGTSNITFNLVVDANNPPTLDPVVIGSVAEGSSTNVSVSATDLDGQSGLTITATGLPSFVTLTDNGNGTAQLTVAPGYADGDTYNFTVQVADAQGGVDSKAVSLTVTEVIPNERVLVSIQRASAAPSPWNNVIGLNTSALKNTTGASTSVGLSFQTTAWNTFDQGPVTGNNSGLYPDAVIRDYYYFGIFGAPNTINVRTTGLNPAKKYKFSFYGGSKWTGTPDNGTTTYTIGSQTVSLYVQNNNQNKVSIENVQPDASGVVTFTMAKAAGTAVGYLNALEIESAFDDGSAPALPKDFAAALIPTGGVKLTWRDVAYNETGYEVYRSLQPDADFVLLNPAATNVNSSSYDDLTVTSSTTYYYKIRAIGNNGSSAYSNVVSVTTGNKTPVITGGSTLYVKTDALATLPFTVTDDASDVLTVTASNLPAFATLVNNGGGSYHIAATPSVDNIGVYNGIQITVADDKGASVVKNVAISVTDKNTTAIYLNFGSENMPAVAPWNNLLGYPMGNKNIQNMTDENGAATTVDFALVQQWTGTTDLGHITTDNSGAFGDEVIRSAIYESTTNAKQVKFSGLTPGKLYNLAFLGSVNAGFDASATITSGSQTVQMQSRYNNDTTARLNGLVPDANNEIFVTITKNSGALYSYLNGLVIESYDASVGTLAPVALKATAATRTSVTLHWSDRANNETGYELWRATAGGSYAMLTSLPANTTKYTDNTAAPGTRYFYIVRATVSGGGTEFSNAAAVLTPGNIVYLHFTNQYPAPAPWNNTNVIPQVGDRYENLNNDQGNISGVAVNPISSFNGEFWAGMNTGNNSGIFADPVLISSYWLDNGQKVQIKIDGLNQSLKYKLGFFASANWNYNLTTSYTVNGKVRYLNASMNTSRAEYIDGITPTADGEIYIEVSTNALAQFGFLGGLIIQGYSAAPAPAAPAKPLLAPPPVTQSRNTTTTPAVENAARVNLSQPATSTSVSAYPNPFRNEVVFKIGGNEKAKAYQIQLLNANGSVITDRKITMAAGNTVSMNLSAFALKPGMYIARVVVDGKVTQTIKLLKIE, encoded by the coding sequence GTGAAACGCTTATTTCTTTTACTCACCATCCTTGCTGCATGCACGGTAACATTTGGTCAGGCGGGCGTACTCGACCCTAATGACCCTATTGTGAATTACAATGCGGCGAGCCCACCACCCAGCCCAACCCTGAACCGTATTACCAAGTGGGTACGTACACCACGGGTAAACTGGGATGCAACTCAATTCAAGAGCTACATTTTCCAGGGTGTTCAGTTCCGGGTAATGTTTCCCAAAACTTACCAGCACAACGTGTCTGACGGAAAAGTGTATCCCGCCACTGTGTTTTTGCATGGTTTGGGAGAACGTGGTTCTGCTTATGACAACGAGTACCAATTGCTGCATGGCGGACAAACATTCCGCGACCGTGTAAACAATGGTACCTACGATGGCTTTTTGATTTATCCTCAGTTCGGTGCAAACAATTCCGGCTGGGGTTCAAGTCATTTCGCCACACTTGCCCGAATCATTGATTCGATGGTGAAGTATGTGAAAGTTGACGTAGACCGTGTAATGGTGCACGGCCTCTCAATCGGCGGCCAGGGTACCTGGAAGTTTATTGAAGAGTATCCTAAAGTATTTGCTGGTGCTCAGCCTATAAGCGGTGCATCTTTAGGTTATATTCCTGGTATACCTAAGTACCTCGAAATTCCTATTCGTTTGTATACAGGTGATAAGGATAATAACCCTGCACCTGGTACGGCTGTGGCTTTGGTTGACTCGTTTAAAAACAGGGGAGGTAGCATTGTGCATACCCGTTATCCAACTCAAGGTCACGGGTGTTGGAATACTGCATGGGCAGAGTCTGCCTGGGTTCCTTTCATGAATAACATTCACAAAGCAAACCCCATCGTATATTTTGGAAGAAGCGAATTTTGCCCCGGAGATCCTGTTAATACTACACTTGGATTGACAGCAGGATTTGCTGCTTATGAATGGGAGAAAGATGGAGTAGTAATACCTGGTGCTACTACCAATAAATTGGTCGTAACTTCTTATGGTACTTATCGTGCAAGGTTTAAGCGTACATCTACCAGTGCTTGGTCTGCATGGTCGCCAACACCCATTGTGGTAAGAATTAAACCTACTACACTTACACCGCCTATTCAAATTGATGGCATGTACAGTAATGTTGTGCCTGCAACCGACGGTCGTACTACAGTACCACTTACTGTAACGGGAGATTATATTGGTTATGAATGGCGTCGGGTGAGTGATAACGCAATTGTTTCTACTACAAAAGTATTTGAAGCACCAGCTGGTGAATACAAGCTGAGAGTAACTGAATTGTATGGTTGTTCTTCAGAGTTTTCAACCAACTATACTGTTATCAATGCCAATGGTACAACCGGCTTGCCAGATGCTGCTGGCGGACTACTGGCGCTGGGTGCATCTAAAACAACCATCCAGCTCGACTGGAGCGACAACCCTGCACCTGCCAATAACGAAACAGGATTTGAAGTGTACAGAAGTACATCAAATGCCGGCCCTTTTACTTTGATTGGCAAAACAGGTACAGATATTGTGTCCTTCCTGGATCAAGGACTGAATCCAAATACCAGCTATTACTACGTTGTTCGTGCTGTAAACAATAACGGTGCTTCTCCTGTAACGGCTGTAGCTACGGGTAAAACACAAGTAGATGACAGCGCCCCGACAGCACCACAAAATCTTGTTATCACCTCTTCAAATCAGAACTCAATTTCATTACAGTGGAATGAATCTACTGATGATGTTGGTGTAGACAAGTATGACATTTTCGTTGATGGCCAGAAGTCATATACAACCAGCTCAAACTATTTCACGGTTCCGAACCTTACCGCTTTCCAGACCTACAATTTTCAGGTAAGGGCTCGTGATGCCGCCGGCAATTTGTCGCCGCTCAGTAGCCAGATTACTGGTCAGGCCGCCGCTTCAGGTTTGTCTTACAAGTTGTACAATGGTACATGGTCTACATTGCCCAACTTTTCTACGCTTACGCCAGTTCAAACCGGTCGTTCTGCAAACGTGGATATAACCTTAAGAAACCAAGCAAACAATTATGGTTTCTTGTGGGAAGGCACCATTAAAATTCCTGTTTCTGGTAATTATACTTTCGAAACCTGCTCTGATGATGGTAGCAAGTTGTACATCGGCAGTTATAGCCATACTGCTACAGCATTGGTAAACAATGATGGTGCTCACGGCAATCAGTGCAGAACAGGTACTATCTCACTGACCGCTGGTTTGCATCCCATTGCAATCACCTATTTCCAAGGTACAGGTGGTCAGTCAATGCAAGTGTGGTGGCAAAGCACCGCTGCGGGTATTGCCCGTCAGCAAATTCCAAGCACTGCTTTTGATGAGTCAGTACCTTTTGCAGGGGCAGCACCTGTTGCACCTTCAAGTTTGAAAGCTGCAGCTACTGCTCATAATAAAATACAGCTCAGCTGGACAGACAGAAGTGATAACGAAAATGGTTTTGAGATCATTCGTAGCACTTCTAAAACTGGTCAGTATATCACTGTAGGTACTGTGGGTTCAAACCAGACATCATTCACCGATTCAATTGGCTTGACTGCTAATACTCGCTACTTCTATAAGGTTAGAGCCATTGGCCAATATGGTGAGTCTGCATTTGCATTCAGCTTTGCAGAAGCACGTTGGAGAATGAATAATAACAATGCAGATGAAACCGGTGGCGCCAATACTTTGACGCTTGCCAGCGGTGCAGCTTATAACACAACGGCATACGAAGGTTCACATTCAGTTTATTTTGATGGAACAAATGATGTGGTTGACGTAAGCGGACCCAACAATTTCTTAAAGTCATCATTTACTGCAAGAACTGTGGCGTTGTGGATACGTCCGGAATTGCTTACCAACAGTCGCTTGATTTTCGACTTTGGTGGTTCCGACAACGGCATTGCTATGCGTATCAATGCCAGCCAATTGCAGGCTGCTGTGGTAAATGCCAATACATCAGTTTCTGTATCTACAAGCTTCACTACTGTAAATGCATGGTCACACGTGGCAATGGTTTATGCAGGCAATACATTGCGTTTGTATGTGGATGGTGTTCTTCGTGCTGAGAATACAAACCTTTCTTTCAGCTCAGTTGCTGCTACTACCAATAACTCACGTTTAGGCTACCACAATAGCGGTAATGCCTTCCGTGCAAACGCTACTGCATACTACCGTGGTAGAATGGATGATTTGCGTGTCATTGATGCAAATCTTTCTGCCGCAGAAATCAACCAGTTAATGACAAGTAATTACCTGTCTTCTGATGCTATTACCAATGTACTTCCTGCTATTCCTGCAGCAGCTACTTCATTGGTAGCCACAGCTACAGGTAGCAATACGGTTGATGTAACATGGGTAGATAATGGTAGCAATGAAACTGGTTACGATGTGTATCGTTCGCTGTCTACCAATGGCAATTTCAGAAAAATTGCTACTGCGCCTGCAGCAGCCGGTACAGGTTCTACCATCACCTTTAATGATGCTTCACTTTTTGCCAATGCCATTTACTATTACAAAGTAGTAGCAACAGGTGTGGGTGGTAACGCTGGCGATAGCAATCAGGACTCTGCCAAAACTGGCAATGATGCCCCAGTGATTACTGCATTAGCCAATACTACTATGAAGTTTGGCACTATCAAGAATATTGCCATCAATGCAGCCGATCCTAACAGTGATGCTGTTGTATTGGCGGGTGTTTCTTTGCCATCATTTGCTACACTTAGCGATAATGGCAATGGCACTGGTAACCTTACTTTGTCGCCTCAAATTGGAGATATTGGCAGCTATGCTGTTCAGTTGACTGCAACTGATAACTATGGTGGAACCAGCAATATCACATTCAATCTTGTGGTAGATGCTAATAATCCTCCAACACTTGATCCTGTTGTAATAGGCAGTGTTGCCGAAGGTTCAAGTACAAATGTTTCGGTGTCTGCAACTGATTTGGATGGTCAGTCAGGTCTGACAATTACAGCTACAGGTTTGCCTTCATTTGTAACGCTTACAGATAATGGCAATGGTACTGCTCAATTGACTGTAGCTCCGGGTTATGCCGATGGAGATACGTACAACTTCACTGTACAAGTGGCCGACGCACAGGGTGGGGTTGATAGCAAAGCCGTTTCTCTTACCGTTACAGAAGTTATTCCTAACGAAAGAGTTTTGGTGAGCATTCAGAGAGCTTCGGCTGCCCCAAGTCCCTGGAACAATGTGATAGGTCTCAACACCAGTGCATTGAAAAATACAACTGGAGCCAGCACGTCAGTAGGTCTTTCTTTCCAGACAACAGCCTGGAATACATTTGACCAAGGTCCGGTGACCGGTAATAACAGTGGTCTGTATCCGGATGCTGTCATCAGAGATTACTACTACTTTGGCATTTTTGGTGCGCCAAATACCATCAACGTTCGTACTACGGGCTTGAACCCTGCTAAAAAGTACAAGTTCTCTTTCTACGGTGGTAGTAAGTGGACAGGTACTCCGGATAATGGAACCACTACTTACACAATCGGTAGCCAAACTGTAAGTCTGTACGTTCAAAACAACAATCAGAATAAAGTATCGATTGAGAATGTACAGCCCGATGCATCTGGTGTAGTCACCTTTACCATGGCGAAAGCTGCTGGTACTGCTGTTGGTTACCTCAATGCGCTGGAAATTGAAAGTGCATTTGATGATGGATCTGCTCCGGCTTTACCAAAAGATTTTGCAGCAGCACTCATACCTACAGGTGGTGTAAAACTGACCTGGAGAGATGTGGCTTATAACGAAACAGGATATGAAGTGTATCGATCACTTCAGCCTGATGCAGACTTTGTATTGCTGAACCCTGCAGCTACCAATGTAAACAGCAGCAGCTATGATGATTTGACCGTCACAAGCAGCACTACTTATTACTACAAAATCAGGGCCATTGGCAACAACGGTAGCTCTGCTTACAGTAATGTAGTGAGTGTAACTACCGGCAACAAAACGCCTGTAATTACCGGTGGTTCTACGTTGTATGTAAAAACAGATGCACTGGCTACGCTGCCATTTACTGTAACAGATGATGCCAGCGATGTGCTCACAGTTACAGCCAGCAACCTGCCTGCATTTGCTACTCTGGTAAACAATGGCGGTGGTTCTTACCACATTGCAGCTACACCAAGTGTAGATAATATTGGAGTGTACAATGGCATTCAAATTACCGTAGCTGATGATAAAGGCGCCAGTGTTGTGAAGAATGTAGCCATCAGCGTTACAGATAAAAACACAACAGCTATTTATCTGAATTTCGGCAGCGAAAACATGCCTGCAGTAGCACCTTGGAACAACCTTCTGGGTTACCCAATGGGCAACAAGAACATACAGAATATGACTGACGAAAATGGTGCTGCCACAACCGTTGATTTCGCATTGGTTCAGCAGTGGACAGGTACTACAGATCTTGGTCATATTACTACCGACAATTCTGGTGCATTTGGCGATGAAGTAATCAGAAGTGCCATCTACGAAAGCACTACGAATGCCAAGCAAGTGAAGTTTTCAGGTCTTACTCCAGGTAAGTTGTACAACCTCGCTTTCCTGGGTAGTGTAAATGCTGGCTTTGATGCTTCTGCAACCATCACCAGCGGCAGCCAAACTGTACAAATGCAGTCTCGTTACAACAACGACACTACTGCAAGACTGAATGGTTTGGTGCCAGATGCCAACAATGAAATATTTGTAACAATCACCAAAAACAGTGGTGCATTATACAGCTATCTCAATGGCCTGGTAATTGAATCTTATGATGCAAGCGTAGGTACTTTGGCGCCTGTGGCACTGAAAGCAACTGCTGCAACCCGTACTTCTGTAACCCTGCATTGGTCTGACCGGGCGAATAATGAAACAGGTTACGAACTGTGGAGAGCAACTGCAGGTGGATCATATGCCATGCTCACCAGTCTGCCAGCAAATACGACCAAGTATACTGACAATACAGCTGCTCCTGGTACCCGTTATTTCTATATCGTTCGGGCTACAGTAAGCGGTGGTGGTACAGAGTTTAGCAATGCGGCAGCAGTACTCACTCCGGGCAACATTGTATACCTGCACTTCACCAATCAGTATCCTGCACCTGCACCTTGGAACAACACGAATGTGATTCCGCAGGTAGGCGACCGCTACGAAAACCTGAACAACGATCAAGGCAATATCTCTGGTGTTGCTGTCAACCCGATCAGCAGTTTCAATGGTGAATTCTGGGCGGGTATGAACACCGGCAATAACAGCGGCATTTTTGCTGACCCTGTTTTGATTAGCAGCTACTGGTTAGATAATGGTCAGAAAGTGCAAATCAAGATTGATGGACTCAACCAATCGTTGAAGTACAAATTGGGCTTCTTTGCTAGTGCCAACTGGAACTACAACCTTACGACCAGTTACACTGTCAATGGAAAAGTGCGTTACCTCAATGCATCAATGAACACTTCACGTGCAGAATACATCGACGGCATTACACCAACTGCCGATGGTGAAATCTACATCGAAGTATCAACCAATGCACTGGCTCAGTTCGGCTTCCTGGGTGGCTTAATTATACAAGGGTATTCAGCAGCACCTGCACCAGCAGCACCTGCTAAGCCACTGTTGGCTCCACCGCCAGTTACTCAGTCTCGCAATACAACTACTACTCCTGCTGTAGAAAATGCAGCCAGAGTAAACCTGAGCCAGCCAGCAACCAGCACTTCTGTAAGTGCATATCCCAATCCGTTCAGAAACGAAGTGGTATTCAAGATTGGCGGAAACGAAAAAGCGAAAGCTTATCAAATTCAGCTCTTGAATGCGAACGGTTCGGTGATTACTGACCGGAAAATAACAATGGCCGCTGGCAACACTGTTTCGATGAATCTATCAGCCTTCGCTTTGAAGCCGGGTATGTATATCGCCAGAGTGGTGGTAGATGGTAAAGTGACACAGACGATTAAGTTATTGAAGATAGAATAA